The genomic interval gacagggttcagatttcagaaatttttacctctgatctggggtctgtttataaggccacagtgaatgctatgaagaaaccgacactgcctacgtcttcctctgggtgtctgtacgtcatcacgttttcaatgaaatcgatgggacgttcacagccattataaatgaccaaaatgtacagagaccgccctttctcaacgtgcgcctcaagcgtgaaggccatcggacctgtctcgttccaaatcgttttctaaccagctatatttctccggtcatgttttcagtcgttatagttgttaaaaacatcagaatgtagttaattttaaccgttttatagcaatttatatccgtttagtgcgattctgaggaatttatttgtcgtgcactttctagctttgggaacgtttcgcggtctcggtcgttgttagtggacatttcgaaggacagaggacatctatcgaccaaaagacgtttataacatagaaaggatacattgcccaagaatatgatggaagatcagctcaaagtaagcaatatttaatatgataaaccgtgtttctgtcgaaatattttaaacgcatacatcgccattttgtttggtatagcttcacttggccaaccctgtattgaaaagtaaggataattttaaaaatgtaaatcagcggttgcattaagaactaatttgtctttcgattcctgtcaaccctgtattttttagtcaagtatatgattagcttttaattaaactagatcactctgatagatgacgtcagacatattgaggcttgatttcctagtatttttattgtgtaaccacggttttgtatggctaaatatgcaccttttcgaacaaactgtatatgtatgttgtaaaatgatgttacaggagtgtcatcggaagaattctgagaaggttagtgaaaaaattaatatcttttggcggtgattacgttatagcgctctttggctggaatcgatgctctggtaacgttttcacatgtagtatgctaacttatcgatttattgtgttttcgctgtaaaacgcttagaaaatctgaaatattgtctggaatcacaagatctgggtctttccaatgctatgctttgtctattcttatgaaatgttttatgatgagtaaattggtcatacacgttgctctatctagtaattctagtcgatttgcgatggtcggtgcaattgtaaactgtgatttctacctgaaatatgcacttttttctaacaaaaactatcctataccatgaatatgttatcagactgtcatctgaagaggttttttcttggttagtggatatcaatatcttagttgagccgaattggtgatagcacctgaaggagtaagaaactgatggagttagaatagtggtgtattttgctaacgtgtttagctaatagatttacatattttgtcttccctgtaaaacattttaaaaatctgaaatggtggctttattcacaagatctgtatctttcatctggtgtcttggacttgtgatttaatgatatttagatgctactatctacttctgaagctatgctatctatgctaatcagtgtgtggggggtggggggtgatcccggatccggggttgaggttctagaaaggttaattctacttttgtgcaacaggccccaggagtCAAACTGGGAGGGAGAGCATTATTTACAATGTCAtcagacctggggcctgttgcacaaaactaggataagggattaagccaggatatcttggtgatcctggctcaattgatccgtaatccggttgcactaaagatggatagggggcaggaggatatgttatggtataaattaccatggagatttattctgtggagctagcctgctccagaccaggctaaattccaggatctatttaatctcatccctaatgtcagtcagcagtcaccacaaatggaaaccaatagttatttcactgctcactatacattgttatcacatataactagacccactgttattatttaaacgtttgtgatcattaatttcaatgattttggataaaaaatgatttttagatgatgttgctatcattagataatttacagtttcccatagactataaggctatatataaaatgatagaatattagggccacagaggggaaaaaaacacaagtcataatattgtaaccagttgttttaaaggaggacagttgttaaaatgacagatgtggggcatttcgtgaaattgtacttcagtatggtttcataaacaaagacatgctgatgtgccagaatattaagtatcacattgtcataagtatcaaaactgtaaaaacaatatgtagcttttctgcagaaagaaccagcctcataaatttatgactttatcctttttcttcagtgtggccctagtactctgtcatataaacaaatacacattccatatgaatataaaaacacaatgtgtaacattatgttcctttattgaataaggacaaaacaaagcaggtaaaccatcagctcctttcgaaactgaagtcacagtgactctacaagatggaaagcacagaatccaagcatattatacaaaatgatacatacacattcaaaggtctgtatataacacaccctgcatgtctgcacactaaaataaatgcaggacaaatccatacacatcaactgaacagacaaatgaatggatgcagtagcctccctgcagccttgtattacacacagtataccgcacaaacatcataagaggccaaattcgtcaaaaaacgaacccaaaaaaacccaaattcctctgccaccgcaggacatatttaaccaaaattgaaagcacacatactaactaaaataattcaacacatattggtccctcagcagccgaccactgtcgtcatcagggaagattgccggattgtcccagtccatggctggtggcactctgggggccctctccttcctcaggcaggccacattgtggaggacagcacaagccacagtaatatcacatgccctaacagggctgacccttaatttgtgaaggcagtgaaagcgtgccttcaggaggccaaaggtcatttcaactctggccctggtcctggcatgggcatggttgtaggcctgctgtgcttcctgggggtctgtgaaaggtgtcaggagaaaaggctggcagccataccccctgtctcccagcaacacaccagagaattcacctgtcaacacaaaatctcatcattactacctcataaacacagtgatattcttgacacagccatgatggttataaataggggttgtgtggcttaccttgtgataggcactgatagatttcagaggcccgaaagattctggagtcatggactgagccaggccattttgccacaacattgctgatcacacagtcagcattgcagaccatctgaaatcataagatgaggaatattacaccaatcaatgcacatcactggcaatgcagagtgttcgtcaatggacaatatcaaaaagttatgttcacctgaacattaatgctgtgaaaggatttcctattcacaaaatcggcctcatgggcacctgagggggcttttatccttatgtgtgtgcagtccactgcaccaatgacattggggaaacctgtcacacaaagtaatgagtatcctactatgtgttaacagttgtcctgtaatttgtagatcctcttacctgcaatcctatagaactcctctttgatgtcacagagtcttctgtggccagggaaggagatgaagacatctgctaatgctttgatagccagacacacactccttattgtgcggcaaattgtggccttgttcagctgttctgcatcccccactgagtacaggaaggctccactagcaaaaaagcgcaaggccacacaaaccatttgctccacactcagtgcatggctccgtgcagtgcggtgcttaatcctgggacccagtagtctgcatagatacctgatgccatctgcagaaaacctgtatctttcatatagatggtcatcagggaaggccagtgggtccaaccggtccctgaagaccctttctcgcctgaaggctctcctcagcacaagtgcttcttcatccaccacatctcgcacgaatgggcatgccattgtcagagcagaaaggaacacacaattttgggccttcatataggctagtggccacacctggtgctgggggggtgggcaaaagagggcgatgccttataacgatgacttggttgtactgattgctgggaaaataaaaaaaaacttagaaagatgccaccgtcctgtgtgctcacaataagagctcatatgtcatggctcacttgactttacgagaatatacctaatttttattttgagctgtgtcatcttcttggagctgggggaggaaagaaaaataatgattaatacatttgtgttacagttagcatacagtgtacattgaaggcatatctcacctccctctcaagtttttttatttcaaggtccagtttcctaattgtcctcttttttatttcggactccagtgcaagattttccatctttttcttcttgtactgaatgtctatgtctgccagttctatttggcgccggaggtggttgccatacaactttctgatagcttgtgagctctgtgaacacaatacaattagcgcagctggaatttggcaggatgtggtgtccttttattaatacgcactatgttgccaggctggttttcccactgtatagcatctgggtcctgtaaaagaaattagattttttgattttgatgaggactcctcaccattgtagagtaaatagtactttcacagtcttaacatgatacctcatgccttctggaatccagagagatggtctcctcctcatcatcgtctccatcatgtgctgttgctgctgcactggggccttcaccctatcacatttaatcggattcatattgaagctagtagacaagacatgccaggcctacagtatgcctttgatggagtactcactggatcagcatcgtctggtgcttgtgctggtgtctctaacaggaacacagtgctgccagacactgcaaggcaataggtaaaccaaagtcagacagtccaaattgattcaatatgactgtggttgtatcccatgtagagatggaaggacataccttgaatgaagcgggtggcatcttgggaggaacctatgctcgtctctttccccccagggatcccctctaagacgggcctgcctttatttagctccaaggccatgtcctctgct from Salvelinus alpinus chromosome 2, SLU_Salpinus.1, whole genome shotgun sequence carries:
- the LOC139550083 gene encoding putative nuclease HARBI1 isoform X1, which gives rise to MSSSPSLATEDSVTSKRSSIGLQMVCNADCVISNVVAKWPGSVHDSRIFRASEIYQCLSQGEFSGVLLGDRGYGCQPFLLTPFTDPQEAQQAYNHAHARTRARVEMTFGLLKARFHCLHKLRVSPVRACDITVACAVLHNVACLRKERAPRVPPAMDWDNPAIFPDDDSGRLLRDQYVLNYFS
- the LOC139550083 gene encoding uncharacterized protein isoform X2, with amino-acid sequence MSGPKRTWQQVKIKYKNILQNAVKKNTHRQGTGGGSPKADLTPAEDMALELNKGRPVLEGIPGGKETSIGSSQDATRFIQVSGSTVFLLETPAQAPDDADPGEGPSAAATAHDGDDDEEETISLDSRRHEDPDAIQWENQPGNIVRINKRTPHPAKFQLR